From Triticum dicoccoides isolate Atlit2015 ecotype Zavitan unplaced genomic scaffold, WEW_v2.0 scaffold97798, whole genome shotgun sequence:
ccccctctcgttgctatgcatctcctagatagatcttgcgtgagcataggaatttttttgaaattgcatgctacgttcctcaacaggtCGAGGGGGTGGTGATGGTGATTGTAGCGAGGGGGTGGTGATGATGGTGGCGGTCATGGTGATGGTGGGTGAGAGCGTGGTGGTGAgggtgatggtgatggtggtgacggtggtggtggtggtggtggtgatggtgggcaAGAGCATGGTGGTGAGGGTGATGGTGGCCGAGAGCATGTCGACATTGATTTCTTTGTCGATGACCTCGTTTGAATGGTGGTGGCCGAGAGGGTGATGGTGCATGCCAAAGATTGGCTCGATCTACAACATATACATGATATGTTTGTGGTCATTTTGAATCAAACATTGTGTTTGAAGTGATGTCTTTTGGGTGAACTTTGCATGTTTGAATTTGAAAAACGCAGTGATGAAACTTTATGTTTTGACGATTATTGCTATCCATGCTTTCATTTGAATGATTTTAAGATATGTGTTGTGTGGAGATTGTGTTTGTGCGATGAGTATGAAAAGTGGCCACAAAATTCATTTTACTCCGCTAACTATAGGGGATCGGCTAAGTGCGGCCACCCGTAGTGGAGTAAAATTCTACTCTAACTTTTACTCCACTAGCTTTTAGGagatcggttagaaatgccctaaCACAACTCCTTCATTTACTATAAAATGAGATTTCTTACAATTTAGCACTAAAATTGGTGTATTCACGCCTCTGCAAATGAAGTTTTATAGACAGAAAAATTGTCCATGAACACTTTCTTGAATTCTTCAACAAAATCAGCAAGTATTGCGGTCACACACCATTGAAAAGTAGCGTTTGCGGGCGCCCAGACTGCCGCCACGCACGTCTCTGACATCCTTATCCCACCAAAAAACATCTTCCATATCCTCTCTCGCGTGACCCGCACATCCGCTCCTCTCACCACAATCATGTTGTCTAAGAGAAGACGCGACCGATCACTGGAGCCGGCATTGAAGTGGCATGCCAACCGAGAGCGCCGCCCATGACGTGTCTCTTAATCATCTCCGCCTACTGCTCCTCGTCCTATTCCTTCCCCTCCTCCCGCTCCGGTGAATCCGGAGGCAGTCGGACACCGAAACGAGCCGTGTGCCTGGCCCGGATCTTCTCCAGGAGCCGCAATGGCGTTCCGATGTCAGCATTAAGTACGTGGTGATCGGCACCTCGACATGGCAAGCGGGCAGCAGATTGAAACTGGTGGCGGCGAAGAGAAGAAATGGGACGCATAGGTTTCGGTTGCCGCCGTCTGGCTTAAATAGCCGGCCTTGCTCCCTTGGACGGCACGCCAAAGCGGGCCATACAGCGTGGAGCAGAGGAGGCGCCTGTCGGACTAGTGGTTCCTGCGTGTCCTAGAGTGGGCCCTATCAGTCGGTTTGACTTGGCGCCCGTGTCATGGCGCGTCTGGGCATCCCCATACCCGCTTCAGATATGCGTCAGATACGGGGAGTCCCGATTAGTGTGGACGTTTAGGCCTGCTATGAAAAGCTCGGTTTGGTGGTGTTTTTTCGTCCGTTAGTGATCGAGCAAACCTGCCCCGGCGTTCGGAGCGGGTACAGAGGTTCCGGTTGCAATTGCTCTTATAAGATTTCCTTGAACAAAAATATCCGAAGGAGTCGTTAAAAACAATAAAATCAAATCGAAACATGACTTCATACATctatatttagacaaatctaagacaaaaatttTGAGACGAAGAAAGTATATCACTTGAGTGAGACTTGGTTAAGTTTTAGAAGACATATGACACACCCAAACAATAAAATCAAATCGAAAAAGGGAACGGGGCCGAGGCAGGCGGGCGGAAACAAAGCTACACGTGACGCGCCGTCGATTTTGTGGCTGAAAACATCCGGGGCTAATCCACTCCCCAACCTCTCTCTGGAGCTCTCTCCCCTCGCCCGTCTGTGCTGTGTTGTGCTGTGCTGTGCCGCTCCCATAGCTGGCCGCCGCAGCAGATCTCCCCTGCCATGGAGATGGAGGCTGATCTTTCCCCATGCCGCCCCATCCGCTGGCTCCCTCCGCATACTCCGCACCACGGCGAACACCCACCCTTGGAGTCCGCCCTCCTCGACACGCTAGTGTACGTCGACGACCTCACCGGCGCCTCAACCAGCCggtgcatgtgcgccacccacagcGGCCACATCCTCGAGCTCAACTTCTGGGCCGCGCGCCCGCCACTCCTTTCTTACTTTACCATCCACCTCCCCGACCTCCTCCCGGAAGGACCTGCCACCCCGCTCGACCGTCTCCCCCGCCTCCTCCGCACCCACGGCAACCTCGCCCTCCTCCGCGTCCCCGTCGGCCaagagaacgactacttcctctacgacgcGAACCCCCGCTTCAGCATGGTCATCCCGCTCACCGACGGTTCTATCGGCCTTCTGCGCTGCCCGGGCCAAGACAGGCTCTTTGTCGCCGTTCTCCACAAGACCTTGGCCCGGGGGCACTACGCCATCGACCTGTTGGAGTTCAACCACGGGTCGTGGACCTGGAGCACTCGTCTGATGCATGCCGAGTCGCCTCAGGAATGTGACTTTGGCATCCCGACCAAGTCCTTCGCCCTCCCGGCCTCGATCTGCTGGGTCGACCATGTGAAGGCATCCTTATCTGTGATCTGCTAGATGGTGATGATCAAGTCCTTCGTTTCATACGGTTCCCTGTGCTGGCGCCGcccaagaagaagagaattgcaggCTATGATAGGGATGTTGCTGTCGGCTCGGATGCCTGCATCAGATACATGGAGGTGTGGGCTCATCCCGTGCCTGGATCAGACAATGGCGTCACCTACACTCCGCAGGACTGGCGCGCCGCCATAGCAAGATGGCTGGAGCCCCATAAGAAGTGGCAGATCAGCCATGAGCTCAAGGCATCACAAATTGCGGTGGACGACAGCCACTCTGGGTTGCTTCCTCGTGTCGAGGCTGCAATTGAGAGTCCAATCTTGAGTAGACTCCACGCAGGGCATCCTGCTCTCAGCTTGCATGACGATGATGTTGTTTACATCATGGCCAAGGTTGACCACAGGGACGAACAGTCGTGGATGCTTGCTCTTGACATGAGGAGCAAGACTCTGAAGCCTTTGGTTACA
This genomic window contains:
- the LOC119348615 gene encoding uncharacterized protein LOC119348615, whose amino-acid sequence is MEMEADLSPCRPIRWLPPHTPHHGEHPPLESALLDTLVYVDDLTGASTSRCMCATHSGHILELNFWAARPPLLSYFTIHLPDLLPEGPATPLDRLPRLLRTHGNLALLRVPVGQENDYFLYDANPRFSMVIPLTDGSIGLLRCPGQDRLFVAVLHKTLARGHYAIDLLEFNHGSWTWSTRLMHAESPQECDFGIPTKSFALPASICWVDHVKASLSVIC